ATGATGGCCTCACGTCCTCCTGCCCTTCCACGCGTGGAAGTCTTTCAAGAGCGGCTTGCAACGGAGCGATCACAGAATCACCCGATAGACCGAGTCGATCAAGAAGCATCGGTCCGATACCGTTCTTCTGACGTAATATTTCATACAGAAGATGTTCCGGTGTAAGTTCGGCATGATGTCTATCGCGAGCGAGCTGCTGTGCCGATGTTACGGCCTGCGACGCCATTGTTGTGATCTTATCGAGTCTCATAATCAACTACTCCACCCCGGTAGGGTATAACCGGGTTTCTTCTTATTTTAATACTTCAGAGAATTCAATAGAACCATTCCACATCAGTACACATCCTTCTCATCGACAGAACAGAAAGCAAAAAACATGCCCGCAAATATGCTCCGAAAGTCCTTCTTCTCTGCCCGCGGCAGACGGTGTTGCTGCCAGAAAGACAGCGACCTGTCAGTGCTGTCAGAGTGATGATAAACTTTCTAAACGAATCCGGCTTAAAAAGTCCGATTCTATTGACACGATGGACTTCTTCAGAAATTTGTGTATCGGGCGAAGTCTACCTAAATCCCCAAATACACGGAAGAAAAAGGTTCAGGCCAGATGGCACCACTAACACGTATTCTCCAGAAACACGGTTTGAAATTCCTGCTGTTGTTCCTCCTTCTTGGCGGAATCTACTATCTTTACGGCTACCCTACGAAATATCAGGGGTATGCACCCGATCAACCGATCCCATTCAGCCACAAGATCCATGCGGGCGAAGTGGGTGTCGATTGCCAGTTCTGTCATACTTCGGTTGATAAATCGGAACATGCCGGAATTCCCGATACGGCAACCTGTATGAAGTGCCACTCTCAGATCGCATCTGACAGTCCGGACATCCAGTACCTGCGTAGTTCTTTCGCGCAGGGCGTACCCATGCGATGGAATAAGGTTCACGACCTTCCCGACCACGCGCATTTCAGCCATAAGGCACACGTCGCCCGCGGCTTCGACTGCGTTCAGTGTCACGGCTCCGTCGAGAAGATGGACAAAGTTGAAGTCGTCGCCGAGTTCAACATGGGATGGTGTGTGAACTGCCACCGTATGTATACGGAGCAGGAGCATCCGGCCGGCAACAACACGATGGTGGGCATTACCAGCTGCGGTACCTGCCACTACTGATACTGACGAAAGAACATAGAAAAGGACAGATTCATGAGCCCGATAAAACAAGCTGTTGAATCCAGACGAAAGTACTGGCAGTCACTTGAAGAAAGAGTTCTGCCCGAAGCCGACGCCTGGAGATCTCCCGAATTCGAACAGTCCCGCAATGAAATGGCCGACGAGGCCGAGAAACAGAAATTCTCACGTAAGGATTTTATGAAGATTATGGGCGCCGGCGCGGTCATGCTTTCCGCTGCCTGCCGTCGTCCGACCGAGCAGATCGTTCCCGCCGTCGTGCAGGCGCCGGAATACGTTCCGGGCGAGAAGCTCTTCTACGCCTCTGCCACTCCTGAAGGCACCGGTATTCTCATTCACGCCCGCGAAGGCCGCCCCATCAAGATCGCCGGTAACGCCGACCATCCCATCACACGGGGAGGCGTTATGGCCACTGAAGTCGCCTCGCTGATGGATCTTTATGATCCCGATCGTCTGCGTTATCCGGTAACGCTGCGTAACGGTCGCAAGCGTCGCGCTGCCCAGAACGACATCATCGCCGAAGCGCAGAGCGCCGTGAAGGCCGGGAACTACGTCATCCTGACCGGGCCGATCAACTCCCCTTCGACGAAGGCTCTTATTGCCGACTTCTTGAAGAGCAATCCGGGCGGACGTCATCTTGAAATGCGCCCCGATCCGACGCTGCGTCAGATCCTTGAAGGCCAGGCCGCTTCTTACGGCGACCGTATCGTTCCCTTCTATCGTTTTGATCGCGCTGAGCTCGTCGTTACGATCGAAGCCGACTTCATGGGCACGATGCCGGGCTCTTCGGCTTATACGGCCGACTACATGAGAGGCCGTGATCTTCGCGCAAAAGGCAGCAAGTATAACTCTCTCATCGCCTTTGAATCGATGTTCACCGTAACCGGTTCAAACGCCGAATCACGCGTTCCGATCCGTCCGGGCGATGCCGTTACCGTAGCTCTTTCGCTTGCCGCTCATATCAACAACGGTCTGAAGCAGGGCAAGTTTGCCGGCAACGCTCAGGTATCTGATCTGCTGAAGAACTATATGCCCGAAAAGGTCGCCTCGGCTCTCGGTATTGAAGCGCAGGCCATCTCTTCGGCCGCTGATGCGCTGTGGAAATATCGCGGACGCTCTCTTGTCGTCGGCGGATCGCCGCAGAGCGCCGTCGGTAAGGCAGCCGCTCTTGCCATCGCCGTCAACCTTCTCAACTCCATTCTCGAAAACGACGGCGTGACCGTGGACCATGCTCATGCGCTCGGTCTTTCGGCTGGCTCGTCTGAGAAAGAGATCCTTGAGCTCGTCGAAGATCTGCAGAACGGTAAGGTGAAGTCGGTTATCATGGCCGGCGCCAATCCCGTGTATCACCTGCCTTCGTCGCTGAAAGTAAAAGAAGCCCTTTCGAACGCCAACTACGTTCTTTCGATCACCGATCACATCGACGAATCGACCCTGGCGGCGAAGGCCGCTCTGCCCGTTTCGCATTACCTCGAAAGCTGGGGCGATGTTGAAATCGTGAAAGGCGTGCGCTCCGTCGTACAGCCGGCCATCCGCCCGCTGTATAACACCAGTTCGCTTGAAGACTATCTGATTCAGATCGCCGGCGGTTCGCTTGGCGGCGCCTCTTCGTTCCACGAGTATCTGAAATCTCGCTGGGCCGACGTCGCAAAAGGATCGTTCAACGATTTCTGGATCAAGACGCTGCAGGCAGGATTCCTCGCCTCCACGTCGCTGAAAGGCCAGGCAGCCAATCGCAATTTCAATACGGCCGCTCTGCAGGCGCTTCCCGTTTCTCCCGAAACGAAAGCTGGACTGCGCGTCGGTCTCTATTACAACGTGCAGGTCCTCGATGGTACGGGCGCCAACAACGCCTACCGTCAGGAGCTTCCCGAGCCTGTAACAAAAGGCGTCTGGATGAACTATGCCGTCATCCTGCCCGAAACGGCCCGTCAGATGAAGCTGAAGCAGGGCTCCGTGATCGAAGTGAAGACGCCGTCCGGCTCGGTAAAGGTGCCCGTGCTGCTGCAGCCCGGTATTCACCCCGAGGCCATTCTGATCGCCCTTGGCTACGGCCGCACCGCAGCCGGCAAGATCGGCGACGAGCGTGGCGCCAATGCCATCGAGCTTGCTCGAGTCGGCACCGATTCGCTGATCCTATCCGGCCTTGAGCTTGCCAAAGAAGGCGGACTGGTCGCTACCGGCGATCGTATCAAGCTGCCCAATACGCAAACCGTATATCGCAGCGGACGCAACACCGAAGATCGTGCCTTCTTTGCTCCTGCAAGCACTACGGAAAAGGACAATCACGCCGAGCATGCCCCATCTGTGGGCGGAGCCCCCTATGACGGATCCGCACAATATGGTCGCCCGCTGATTCGTGAGGCCTCGCTTGAGGACTACCGTAAAGATCCGAAAAACGAAGAGATCTACAAGCCTGAAGGCGTTCACTATCCCGACAACGCCGCTATCATGACGGGCTGGAAGTACGAAGGCATCCGCTGGCACATGGTCATCGACCTCAATGGCTGCACCGGTTGCGGTTCCTGTGTAACCTCCTGTAACATCGAGAACAACATTCCGATGGTCGGTCCCGATCAGGTCTATATGGGCCGTGAGATGCACTGGCTTCGCATCGACCGCTACTACAGCGGATCAGAGGCGAATCCGACCGTTGCGCATCAACCGATGCTCTGCCAGCACTGTGAGAATGCTCCGTGCGAGAACGTATGCCCCGTCG
This region of Leptonema illini DSM 21528 genomic DNA includes:
- a CDS encoding cytochrome c3 family protein, which gives rise to MAPLTRILQKHGLKFLLLFLLLGGIYYLYGYPTKYQGYAPDQPIPFSHKIHAGEVGVDCQFCHTSVDKSEHAGIPDTATCMKCHSQIASDSPDIQYLRSSFAQGVPMRWNKVHDLPDHAHFSHKAHVARGFDCVQCHGSVEKMDKVEVVAEFNMGWCVNCHRMYTEQEHPAGNNTMVGITSCGTCHY
- a CDS encoding TAT-variant-translocated molybdopterin oxidoreductase, which produces MSPIKQAVESRRKYWQSLEERVLPEADAWRSPEFEQSRNEMADEAEKQKFSRKDFMKIMGAGAVMLSAACRRPTEQIVPAVVQAPEYVPGEKLFYASATPEGTGILIHAREGRPIKIAGNADHPITRGGVMATEVASLMDLYDPDRLRYPVTLRNGRKRRAAQNDIIAEAQSAVKAGNYVILTGPINSPSTKALIADFLKSNPGGRHLEMRPDPTLRQILEGQAASYGDRIVPFYRFDRAELVVTIEADFMGTMPGSSAYTADYMRGRDLRAKGSKYNSLIAFESMFTVTGSNAESRVPIRPGDAVTVALSLAAHINNGLKQGKFAGNAQVSDLLKNYMPEKVASALGIEAQAISSAADALWKYRGRSLVVGGSPQSAVGKAAALAIAVNLLNSILENDGVTVDHAHALGLSAGSSEKEILELVEDLQNGKVKSVIMAGANPVYHLPSSLKVKEALSNANYVLSITDHIDESTLAAKAALPVSHYLESWGDVEIVKGVRSVVQPAIRPLYNTSSLEDYLIQIAGGSLGGASSFHEYLKSRWADVAKGSFNDFWIKTLQAGFLASTSLKGQAANRNFNTAALQALPVSPETKAGLRVGLYYNVQVLDGTGANNAYRQELPEPVTKGVWMNYAVILPETARQMKLKQGSVIEVKTPSGSVKVPVLLQPGIHPEAILIALGYGRTAAGKIGDERGANAIELARVGTDSLILSGLELAKEGGLVATGDRIKLPNTQTVYRSGRNTEDRAFFAPASTTEKDNHAEHAPSVGGAPYDGSAQYGRPLIREASLEDYRKDPKNEEIYKPEGVHYPDNAAIMTGWKYEGIRWHMVIDLNGCTGCGSCVTSCNIENNIPMVGPDQVYMGREMHWLRIDRYYSGSEANPTVAHQPMLCQHCENAPCENVCPVGATAHDTEGLNVMAYNRCVGTRYCANNCPYKVRRFNWFENWDYMEGLVRHLRDPQQLALNPDVTVRRRGVIEKCSLCIHRLNRARQDMKVKGQKKLVDGSVQTACQEVCPSNAITFGDINDKDSRVHQLAADHRGYKVLDFLATNPSITYLAKVRNKVI